Proteins encoded in a region of the Pangasianodon hypophthalmus isolate fPanHyp1 chromosome 21, fPanHyp1.pri, whole genome shotgun sequence genome:
- the capn10 gene encoding calpain-10 isoform X4 — MLLKNRYLLDQVMPPGQCVWGQRGYTGQFRFQFWRNGHWTEVRIDDRLPCINNTPCFSRCHSPMAFWVGLLEKAYAKLHGSYERLWAGQVCEAVVDLSGGVAERWSLKKSVNTPGGGNLFPELSEEMRKQSYISCCVHEAPEGAPEQGQFHALSVMEWKDVKTIAGAQVQLLQIRNPWGRRCWEGAWTEKGAGWTLLDPSCSADLLGHTKEGEFWVDEMEFQQKFDEVTVGYPISEDHHLQSIYTGSLLTHTQQIGGSWVKGHSAGGCRNNSSYSSNPKFWLKVQEGGEVLMSVLQHGPWSSLYNSQKGQSVGNTHQHPYYQAIALHVWKVDKKRFNLTRTLNSMPCASSLTHTYEREVVVHAHLSAGFYLLVPSTFLQGAQGHFLLRVHATCPTYLSAVKVNVQQECVGGEWEMACVSGCWTVGSTAGGGRNFPSHGQNPHVPLRVTYDPGGTNVRVTLRQHSPENNLHAIGFHIYKVVGEADCMVISGTVCPVVSCVPHSHSQEVSVQCRLPPAGYVILPSTYQPDCSAEYTLTIAWKIPRKAISCQERLGQAVQELPSADLEPLWLEPIMFFKPLQTSHRFFCSNLFSRLLMSL; from the exons ATGCTGCTGAAGAACCGCTATCTGCTGGATCAG GTGATGCCCCctggacagtgtgtgtgggggCAGAGAGGTTACACTGGTCAGTTTCGGTTCCAATTTTGGAGGAATGGCCACTGGACTGAAGTTCGGATAGATGATCGTCTGCCCTGCATCAACAACACACCCTGTTTCTCTCGCTGTCACAGCCCCATGGCTTTCTGGGTAGGATTATTGGAGAAAGCATATGCAAA gctgCATGGTTCATATGAGCGTTTATGGGCAGGACAGGTGTGTGAGGCAGTCGTGGACCTGAGTGGGGGTGTGGCTGAACGCTGGAGTTTAAAAAAGTCTGTGAACACACCTGGTGGGGGGAACTTGTTCCCAGAGCTCTCAGAGGAGATGAGGAAGCAGAGTTACATCAGTTGCTGTGTACACGAAGCCCCTGAAG GTGCCCCTGAGCAGGGTCAGTTCCACGCTCTCAGTGTAATGGAGTGGAAAGATGTGAAAACAATTGCTGGAGCACAAGTGCAGCTGCTGCAGATACGCAACCCGTGGGGCAGGAGGTGCTGGGAAGGAGCCTGGACTGAGAA aggAGCAGGGTGGACTTTGCTGGACCCCTCATGCTCTGCAGATCTGCTGGGCCACACAAAGGAGGGGGAATTCTGGGTAGATGAGATGGAATTCCAGCAGAAATTTGATGAAGTCACTGTAGGATATCCAATCAGTGAGGATCATCATCTTCAGAGCATTTACACGG GGTCTCTCTTGACTCACACCCAGCAGATAGGTGGCTCCTGGGTCAAAGGCCATTCAGCAGGGGGTTGCCGTAACAACAGTAGCTACAGCAGCAATCCTAAATTTTGGTTAAAGGTTCAGGAAGGAGGAGAGGTGCTCATGTCAGTCCTGCAGCATGGACCATGGAGCTCACTGTACAATTCCCAGAAAGGGCAATCAGTTGGCAACACTCATCAGCACCCGTACTATCAGGCCATTGCGCTGCACGTATGGAAG GTGGACAAAAAGCGCTTTAACTTGACGCGGACACTGAACTCGATGCCCTGTGCatcctcactcacacacacatatgagcGTGAGGTGGTGGTACACGCACACTTAAGTGCTGGGTTCTACCTGCTCGTGCCCAGCACCTTCCTACAGGGAGCACAGGGGCACTTCCTTCTTCGAGTGCATGCTACTTGCCCCACTTACCTCAG TGCAGTAAAGGTGAATGTGCAGCAGGAGTGTGTAGGTGGAGAATGGGAGATGGCATGTGTGAGCGGCTGCTGGACAGTCGGCTCTACAGCTGGAGGAGGTCGGAACTTCCCGTCACATGGGCAGAACCCTCATGTTCCCCTCAGAGTGACTTATGACCCTGGGGGTACAAACGTTAGAGTCACGCTACGACAGCATAGCCCAGAGAACAATCTTCATGCCATTGGCTTTCATATTTATAAG gtcgtCGGTGAAGCGGACTGCATGGTGATTTCAGGTACAGTGTGCCCTGTGGTGAGCTGTgttcctcactctcactctcaggAAGTCAGTGTCCAGTGTAGGCTGCCCCCTGCTGGCTATGTCATTCTGCCCTCCACTTACCAGCCAGACTGCAGTGCAGAATACACACTCACCATCGCATGGAAAATACCAAG gaaagCAATAAGCTGTCAGGAGCGTTTGGGCCAGGCAGTTCAAGAG
- the capn10 gene encoding calpain-10 isoform X1, translated as MTAEKDGLFEDPDFTSDDSALFSDYTTPLSRLTGKVTWLRPEQICTTPCLFPDDFNEAYPKQGILGDCWLLCACNMLLKNRYLLDQVMPPGQCVWGQRGYTGQFRFQFWRNGHWTEVRIDDRLPCINNTPCFSRCHSPMAFWVGLLEKAYAKLHGSYERLWAGQVCEAVVDLSGGVAERWSLKKSVNTPGGGNLFPELSEEMRKQSYISCCVHEAPEGAPEQGQFHALSVMEWKDVKTIAGAQVQLLQIRNPWGRRCWEGAWTEKGAGWTLLDPSCSADLLGHTKEGEFWVDEMEFQQKFDEVTVGYPISEDHHLQSIYTGSLLTHTQQIGGSWVKGHSAGGCRNNSSYSSNPKFWLKVQEGGEVLMSVLQHGPWSSLYNSQKGQSVGNTHQHPYYQAIALHVWKVDKKRFNLTRTLNSMPCASSLTHTYEREVVVHAHLSAGFYLLVPSTFLQGAQGHFLLRVHATCPTYLSAVKVNVQQECVGGEWEMACVSGCWTVGSTAGGGRNFPSHGQNPHVPLRVTYDPGGTNVRVTLRQHSPENNLHAIGFHIYKVVGEADCMVISGTVCPVVSCVPHSHSQEVSVQCRLPPAGYVILPSTYQPDCSAEYTLTIAWKIPRKAISCQERLGQAVQELPSADLEPLWLEPIMFFKPLQTSHRFFCSNLFSRLLMSL; from the exons ATGACAGCTGAGAAAGATGGGCTATTTGAGGATCCAGACTTTACATCTGATGACTCCGCCCTCTTCTCGGATTACACCACGCCCCTTTCCAGGCTCACCGGGAAAGTCACCTGGCTCCGTCCCGAG CAAATCTGTACGACTCCATGCCTCTTCCCTGATGACTTTAATGAGGCTTACCCAAAGCAAGGCATTCTGGGAGACTGCTGGTTGCTGTGTGCTTGTAACATGCTGCTGAAGAACCGCTATCTGCTGGATCAG GTGATGCCCCctggacagtgtgtgtgggggCAGAGAGGTTACACTGGTCAGTTTCGGTTCCAATTTTGGAGGAATGGCCACTGGACTGAAGTTCGGATAGATGATCGTCTGCCCTGCATCAACAACACACCCTGTTTCTCTCGCTGTCACAGCCCCATGGCTTTCTGGGTAGGATTATTGGAGAAAGCATATGCAAA gctgCATGGTTCATATGAGCGTTTATGGGCAGGACAGGTGTGTGAGGCAGTCGTGGACCTGAGTGGGGGTGTGGCTGAACGCTGGAGTTTAAAAAAGTCTGTGAACACACCTGGTGGGGGGAACTTGTTCCCAGAGCTCTCAGAGGAGATGAGGAAGCAGAGTTACATCAGTTGCTGTGTACACGAAGCCCCTGAAG GTGCCCCTGAGCAGGGTCAGTTCCACGCTCTCAGTGTAATGGAGTGGAAAGATGTGAAAACAATTGCTGGAGCACAAGTGCAGCTGCTGCAGATACGCAACCCGTGGGGCAGGAGGTGCTGGGAAGGAGCCTGGACTGAGAA aggAGCAGGGTGGACTTTGCTGGACCCCTCATGCTCTGCAGATCTGCTGGGCCACACAAAGGAGGGGGAATTCTGGGTAGATGAGATGGAATTCCAGCAGAAATTTGATGAAGTCACTGTAGGATATCCAATCAGTGAGGATCATCATCTTCAGAGCATTTACACGG GGTCTCTCTTGACTCACACCCAGCAGATAGGTGGCTCCTGGGTCAAAGGCCATTCAGCAGGGGGTTGCCGTAACAACAGTAGCTACAGCAGCAATCCTAAATTTTGGTTAAAGGTTCAGGAAGGAGGAGAGGTGCTCATGTCAGTCCTGCAGCATGGACCATGGAGCTCACTGTACAATTCCCAGAAAGGGCAATCAGTTGGCAACACTCATCAGCACCCGTACTATCAGGCCATTGCGCTGCACGTATGGAAG GTGGACAAAAAGCGCTTTAACTTGACGCGGACACTGAACTCGATGCCCTGTGCatcctcactcacacacacatatgagcGTGAGGTGGTGGTACACGCACACTTAAGTGCTGGGTTCTACCTGCTCGTGCCCAGCACCTTCCTACAGGGAGCACAGGGGCACTTCCTTCTTCGAGTGCATGCTACTTGCCCCACTTACCTCAG TGCAGTAAAGGTGAATGTGCAGCAGGAGTGTGTAGGTGGAGAATGGGAGATGGCATGTGTGAGCGGCTGCTGGACAGTCGGCTCTACAGCTGGAGGAGGTCGGAACTTCCCGTCACATGGGCAGAACCCTCATGTTCCCCTCAGAGTGACTTATGACCCTGGGGGTACAAACGTTAGAGTCACGCTACGACAGCATAGCCCAGAGAACAATCTTCATGCCATTGGCTTTCATATTTATAAG gtcgtCGGTGAAGCGGACTGCATGGTGATTTCAGGTACAGTGTGCCCTGTGGTGAGCTGTgttcctcactctcactctcaggAAGTCAGTGTCCAGTGTAGGCTGCCCCCTGCTGGCTATGTCATTCTGCCCTCCACTTACCAGCCAGACTGCAGTGCAGAATACACACTCACCATCGCATGGAAAATACCAAG gaaagCAATAAGCTGTCAGGAGCGTTTGGGCCAGGCAGTTCAAGAG
- the capn10 gene encoding calpain-10 isoform X5 — translation MPVMPPGQCVWGQRGYTGQFRFQFWRNGHWTEVRIDDRLPCINNTPCFSRCHSPMAFWVGLLEKAYAKLHGSYERLWAGQVCEAVVDLSGGVAERWSLKKSVNTPGGGNLFPELSEEMRKQSYISCCVHEAPEGAPEQGQFHALSVMEWKDVKTIAGAQVQLLQIRNPWGRRCWEGAWTEKGAGWTLLDPSCSADLLGHTKEGEFWVDEMEFQQKFDEVTVGYPISEDHHLQSIYTGSLLTHTQQIGGSWVKGHSAGGCRNNSSYSSNPKFWLKVQEGGEVLMSVLQHGPWSSLYNSQKGQSVGNTHQHPYYQAIALHVWKVDKKRFNLTRTLNSMPCASSLTHTYEREVVVHAHLSAGFYLLVPSTFLQGAQGHFLLRVHATCPTYLSAVKVNVQQECVGGEWEMACVSGCWTVGSTAGGGRNFPSHGQNPHVPLRVTYDPGGTNVRVTLRQHSPENNLHAIGFHIYKVVGEADCMVISGTVCPVVSCVPHSHSQEVSVQCRLPPAGYVILPSTYQPDCSAEYTLTIAWKIPRKAISCQERLGQAVQELPSADLEPLWLEPIMFFKPLQTSHRFFCSNLFSRLLMSL, via the exons atgcca GTGATGCCCCctggacagtgtgtgtgggggCAGAGAGGTTACACTGGTCAGTTTCGGTTCCAATTTTGGAGGAATGGCCACTGGACTGAAGTTCGGATAGATGATCGTCTGCCCTGCATCAACAACACACCCTGTTTCTCTCGCTGTCACAGCCCCATGGCTTTCTGGGTAGGATTATTGGAGAAAGCATATGCAAA gctgCATGGTTCATATGAGCGTTTATGGGCAGGACAGGTGTGTGAGGCAGTCGTGGACCTGAGTGGGGGTGTGGCTGAACGCTGGAGTTTAAAAAAGTCTGTGAACACACCTGGTGGGGGGAACTTGTTCCCAGAGCTCTCAGAGGAGATGAGGAAGCAGAGTTACATCAGTTGCTGTGTACACGAAGCCCCTGAAG GTGCCCCTGAGCAGGGTCAGTTCCACGCTCTCAGTGTAATGGAGTGGAAAGATGTGAAAACAATTGCTGGAGCACAAGTGCAGCTGCTGCAGATACGCAACCCGTGGGGCAGGAGGTGCTGGGAAGGAGCCTGGACTGAGAA aggAGCAGGGTGGACTTTGCTGGACCCCTCATGCTCTGCAGATCTGCTGGGCCACACAAAGGAGGGGGAATTCTGGGTAGATGAGATGGAATTCCAGCAGAAATTTGATGAAGTCACTGTAGGATATCCAATCAGTGAGGATCATCATCTTCAGAGCATTTACACGG GGTCTCTCTTGACTCACACCCAGCAGATAGGTGGCTCCTGGGTCAAAGGCCATTCAGCAGGGGGTTGCCGTAACAACAGTAGCTACAGCAGCAATCCTAAATTTTGGTTAAAGGTTCAGGAAGGAGGAGAGGTGCTCATGTCAGTCCTGCAGCATGGACCATGGAGCTCACTGTACAATTCCCAGAAAGGGCAATCAGTTGGCAACACTCATCAGCACCCGTACTATCAGGCCATTGCGCTGCACGTATGGAAG GTGGACAAAAAGCGCTTTAACTTGACGCGGACACTGAACTCGATGCCCTGTGCatcctcactcacacacacatatgagcGTGAGGTGGTGGTACACGCACACTTAAGTGCTGGGTTCTACCTGCTCGTGCCCAGCACCTTCCTACAGGGAGCACAGGGGCACTTCCTTCTTCGAGTGCATGCTACTTGCCCCACTTACCTCAG TGCAGTAAAGGTGAATGTGCAGCAGGAGTGTGTAGGTGGAGAATGGGAGATGGCATGTGTGAGCGGCTGCTGGACAGTCGGCTCTACAGCTGGAGGAGGTCGGAACTTCCCGTCACATGGGCAGAACCCTCATGTTCCCCTCAGAGTGACTTATGACCCTGGGGGTACAAACGTTAGAGTCACGCTACGACAGCATAGCCCAGAGAACAATCTTCATGCCATTGGCTTTCATATTTATAAG gtcgtCGGTGAAGCGGACTGCATGGTGATTTCAGGTACAGTGTGCCCTGTGGTGAGCTGTgttcctcactctcactctcaggAAGTCAGTGTCCAGTGTAGGCTGCCCCCTGCTGGCTATGTCATTCTGCCCTCCACTTACCAGCCAGACTGCAGTGCAGAATACACACTCACCATCGCATGGAAAATACCAAG gaaagCAATAAGCTGTCAGGAGCGTTTGGGCCAGGCAGTTCAAGAG
- the capn10 gene encoding calpain-10 isoform X6 translates to MTAEKDGLFEDPDFTSDDSALFSDYTTPLSRLTGKVTWLRPEQICTTPCLFPDDFNEAYPKQGILGDCWLLCACNMLLKNRYLLDQVMPPGQCVWGQRGYTGQFRFQFWRNGHWTEVRIDDRLPCINNTPCFSRCHSPMAFWVGLLEKAYAKLHGSYERLWAGQVCEAVVDLSGGVAERWSLKKSVNTPGGGNLFPELSEEMRKQSYISCCVHEAPEGAPEQGQFHALSVMEWKDVKTIAGAQVQLLQIRNPWGRRCWEGAWTEKGAGWTLLDPSCSADLLGHTKEGEFWVDEMEFQQKFDEVTVGYPISEDHHLQSIYTGSLLTHTQQIGGSWVKGHSAGGCRNNSSYSSNPKFWLKVQEGGEVLMSVLQHGPWSSLYNSQKGQSVGNTHQHPYYQAIALHVWKVDKKRFNLTRTLNSMPCASSLTHTYEREVVVHAHLSAGFYLLVPSTFLQGAQGHFLLRVHATCPTYLSAVKVNVQQECVGGEWEMACVSGCWTVGSTAGGGRNFPSHGQNPHVPLRVTYDPGGTNVRVTLRQHSPENNLHAIGFHIYKVGLL, encoded by the exons ATGACAGCTGAGAAAGATGGGCTATTTGAGGATCCAGACTTTACATCTGATGACTCCGCCCTCTTCTCGGATTACACCACGCCCCTTTCCAGGCTCACCGGGAAAGTCACCTGGCTCCGTCCCGAG CAAATCTGTACGACTCCATGCCTCTTCCCTGATGACTTTAATGAGGCTTACCCAAAGCAAGGCATTCTGGGAGACTGCTGGTTGCTGTGTGCTTGTAACATGCTGCTGAAGAACCGCTATCTGCTGGATCAG GTGATGCCCCctggacagtgtgtgtgggggCAGAGAGGTTACACTGGTCAGTTTCGGTTCCAATTTTGGAGGAATGGCCACTGGACTGAAGTTCGGATAGATGATCGTCTGCCCTGCATCAACAACACACCCTGTTTCTCTCGCTGTCACAGCCCCATGGCTTTCTGGGTAGGATTATTGGAGAAAGCATATGCAAA gctgCATGGTTCATATGAGCGTTTATGGGCAGGACAGGTGTGTGAGGCAGTCGTGGACCTGAGTGGGGGTGTGGCTGAACGCTGGAGTTTAAAAAAGTCTGTGAACACACCTGGTGGGGGGAACTTGTTCCCAGAGCTCTCAGAGGAGATGAGGAAGCAGAGTTACATCAGTTGCTGTGTACACGAAGCCCCTGAAG GTGCCCCTGAGCAGGGTCAGTTCCACGCTCTCAGTGTAATGGAGTGGAAAGATGTGAAAACAATTGCTGGAGCACAAGTGCAGCTGCTGCAGATACGCAACCCGTGGGGCAGGAGGTGCTGGGAAGGAGCCTGGACTGAGAA aggAGCAGGGTGGACTTTGCTGGACCCCTCATGCTCTGCAGATCTGCTGGGCCACACAAAGGAGGGGGAATTCTGGGTAGATGAGATGGAATTCCAGCAGAAATTTGATGAAGTCACTGTAGGATATCCAATCAGTGAGGATCATCATCTTCAGAGCATTTACACGG GGTCTCTCTTGACTCACACCCAGCAGATAGGTGGCTCCTGGGTCAAAGGCCATTCAGCAGGGGGTTGCCGTAACAACAGTAGCTACAGCAGCAATCCTAAATTTTGGTTAAAGGTTCAGGAAGGAGGAGAGGTGCTCATGTCAGTCCTGCAGCATGGACCATGGAGCTCACTGTACAATTCCCAGAAAGGGCAATCAGTTGGCAACACTCATCAGCACCCGTACTATCAGGCCATTGCGCTGCACGTATGGAAG GTGGACAAAAAGCGCTTTAACTTGACGCGGACACTGAACTCGATGCCCTGTGCatcctcactcacacacacatatgagcGTGAGGTGGTGGTACACGCACACTTAAGTGCTGGGTTCTACCTGCTCGTGCCCAGCACCTTCCTACAGGGAGCACAGGGGCACTTCCTTCTTCGAGTGCATGCTACTTGCCCCACTTACCTCAG TGCAGTAAAGGTGAATGTGCAGCAGGAGTGTGTAGGTGGAGAATGGGAGATGGCATGTGTGAGCGGCTGCTGGACAGTCGGCTCTACAGCTGGAGGAGGTCGGAACTTCCCGTCACATGGGCAGAACCCTCATGTTCCCCTCAGAGTGACTTATGACCCTGGGGGTACAAACGTTAGAGTCACGCTACGACAGCATAGCCCAGAGAACAATCTTCATGCCATTGGCTTTCATATTTATAAG GTGGGACTACTGTGA
- the capn10 gene encoding calpain-10 isoform X3, whose product MTAEKDGLFEDPDFTSDDSALFSDYTTPLSRLTGKVTWLRPEVMPPGQCVWGQRGYTGQFRFQFWRNGHWTEVRIDDRLPCINNTPCFSRCHSPMAFWVGLLEKAYAKLHGSYERLWAGQVCEAVVDLSGGVAERWSLKKSVNTPGGGNLFPELSEEMRKQSYISCCVHEAPEGAPEQGQFHALSVMEWKDVKTIAGAQVQLLQIRNPWGRRCWEGAWTEKGAGWTLLDPSCSADLLGHTKEGEFWVDEMEFQQKFDEVTVGYPISEDHHLQSIYTGSLLTHTQQIGGSWVKGHSAGGCRNNSSYSSNPKFWLKVQEGGEVLMSVLQHGPWSSLYNSQKGQSVGNTHQHPYYQAIALHVWKVDKKRFNLTRTLNSMPCASSLTHTYEREVVVHAHLSAGFYLLVPSTFLQGAQGHFLLRVHATCPTYLSAVKVNVQQECVGGEWEMACVSGCWTVGSTAGGGRNFPSHGQNPHVPLRVTYDPGGTNVRVTLRQHSPENNLHAIGFHIYKVVGEADCMVISGTVCPVVSCVPHSHSQEVSVQCRLPPAGYVILPSTYQPDCSAEYTLTIAWKIPRKAISCQERLGQAVQELPSADLEPLWLEPIMFFKPLQTSHRFFCSNLFSRLLMSL is encoded by the exons ATGACAGCTGAGAAAGATGGGCTATTTGAGGATCCAGACTTTACATCTGATGACTCCGCCCTCTTCTCGGATTACACCACGCCCCTTTCCAGGCTCACCGGGAAAGTCACCTGGCTCCGTCCCGAG GTGATGCCCCctggacagtgtgtgtgggggCAGAGAGGTTACACTGGTCAGTTTCGGTTCCAATTTTGGAGGAATGGCCACTGGACTGAAGTTCGGATAGATGATCGTCTGCCCTGCATCAACAACACACCCTGTTTCTCTCGCTGTCACAGCCCCATGGCTTTCTGGGTAGGATTATTGGAGAAAGCATATGCAAA gctgCATGGTTCATATGAGCGTTTATGGGCAGGACAGGTGTGTGAGGCAGTCGTGGACCTGAGTGGGGGTGTGGCTGAACGCTGGAGTTTAAAAAAGTCTGTGAACACACCTGGTGGGGGGAACTTGTTCCCAGAGCTCTCAGAGGAGATGAGGAAGCAGAGTTACATCAGTTGCTGTGTACACGAAGCCCCTGAAG GTGCCCCTGAGCAGGGTCAGTTCCACGCTCTCAGTGTAATGGAGTGGAAAGATGTGAAAACAATTGCTGGAGCACAAGTGCAGCTGCTGCAGATACGCAACCCGTGGGGCAGGAGGTGCTGGGAAGGAGCCTGGACTGAGAA aggAGCAGGGTGGACTTTGCTGGACCCCTCATGCTCTGCAGATCTGCTGGGCCACACAAAGGAGGGGGAATTCTGGGTAGATGAGATGGAATTCCAGCAGAAATTTGATGAAGTCACTGTAGGATATCCAATCAGTGAGGATCATCATCTTCAGAGCATTTACACGG GGTCTCTCTTGACTCACACCCAGCAGATAGGTGGCTCCTGGGTCAAAGGCCATTCAGCAGGGGGTTGCCGTAACAACAGTAGCTACAGCAGCAATCCTAAATTTTGGTTAAAGGTTCAGGAAGGAGGAGAGGTGCTCATGTCAGTCCTGCAGCATGGACCATGGAGCTCACTGTACAATTCCCAGAAAGGGCAATCAGTTGGCAACACTCATCAGCACCCGTACTATCAGGCCATTGCGCTGCACGTATGGAAG GTGGACAAAAAGCGCTTTAACTTGACGCGGACACTGAACTCGATGCCCTGTGCatcctcactcacacacacatatgagcGTGAGGTGGTGGTACACGCACACTTAAGTGCTGGGTTCTACCTGCTCGTGCCCAGCACCTTCCTACAGGGAGCACAGGGGCACTTCCTTCTTCGAGTGCATGCTACTTGCCCCACTTACCTCAG TGCAGTAAAGGTGAATGTGCAGCAGGAGTGTGTAGGTGGAGAATGGGAGATGGCATGTGTGAGCGGCTGCTGGACAGTCGGCTCTACAGCTGGAGGAGGTCGGAACTTCCCGTCACATGGGCAGAACCCTCATGTTCCCCTCAGAGTGACTTATGACCCTGGGGGTACAAACGTTAGAGTCACGCTACGACAGCATAGCCCAGAGAACAATCTTCATGCCATTGGCTTTCATATTTATAAG gtcgtCGGTGAAGCGGACTGCATGGTGATTTCAGGTACAGTGTGCCCTGTGGTGAGCTGTgttcctcactctcactctcaggAAGTCAGTGTCCAGTGTAGGCTGCCCCCTGCTGGCTATGTCATTCTGCCCTCCACTTACCAGCCAGACTGCAGTGCAGAATACACACTCACCATCGCATGGAAAATACCAAG gaaagCAATAAGCTGTCAGGAGCGTTTGGGCCAGGCAGTTCAAGAG
- the capn10 gene encoding calpain-10 isoform X2 — protein MTAEKDGLFEDPDFTSDDSALFSDYTTPLSRLTGKVTWLRPEQICTTPCLFPDDFNEAYPKQGILGDCWLLCACNMLLKNRYLLDQVMPPGQCVWGQRGYTGQFRFQFWRNGHWTEVRIDDRLPCINNTPCFSRCHSPMAFWVGLLEKAYAKLHGSYERLWAGQVCEAVVDLSGGVAERWSLKKSVNTPGGGNLFPELSEEMRKQSYISCCVHEAPEGAPEQGQFHALSVMEWKDVKTIAGAQVQLLQIRNPWGRRCWEGAWTEKGAGWTLLDPSCSADLLGHTKEGEFWVDEMEFQQKFDEVTVGYPISEDHHLQSIYTGSLLTHTQQIGGSWVKGHSAGGCRNNSSYSSNPKFWLKVQEGGEVLMSVLQHGPWSSLYNSQKGQSVGNTHQHPYYQAIALHVWKVDKKRFNLTRTLNSMPCASSLTHTYEREVVVHAHLSAGFYLLVPSTFLQGAQGHFLLRVHATCPTYLSAVKVNVQQECVGGEWEMACVSGCWTVGSTAGGGRNFPSHGQNPHVPLRVTYDPGGTNVRVTLRQHSPENNLHAIGFHIYKVVGEADCMVISGTVCPVVSCVPHSHSQEVSVQCRLPPAGYVILPSTYQPDCSAEYTLTIAWKIPRKAISCQERLGQAVQETSHVSVMGL, from the exons ATGACAGCTGAGAAAGATGGGCTATTTGAGGATCCAGACTTTACATCTGATGACTCCGCCCTCTTCTCGGATTACACCACGCCCCTTTCCAGGCTCACCGGGAAAGTCACCTGGCTCCGTCCCGAG CAAATCTGTACGACTCCATGCCTCTTCCCTGATGACTTTAATGAGGCTTACCCAAAGCAAGGCATTCTGGGAGACTGCTGGTTGCTGTGTGCTTGTAACATGCTGCTGAAGAACCGCTATCTGCTGGATCAG GTGATGCCCCctggacagtgtgtgtgggggCAGAGAGGTTACACTGGTCAGTTTCGGTTCCAATTTTGGAGGAATGGCCACTGGACTGAAGTTCGGATAGATGATCGTCTGCCCTGCATCAACAACACACCCTGTTTCTCTCGCTGTCACAGCCCCATGGCTTTCTGGGTAGGATTATTGGAGAAAGCATATGCAAA gctgCATGGTTCATATGAGCGTTTATGGGCAGGACAGGTGTGTGAGGCAGTCGTGGACCTGAGTGGGGGTGTGGCTGAACGCTGGAGTTTAAAAAAGTCTGTGAACACACCTGGTGGGGGGAACTTGTTCCCAGAGCTCTCAGAGGAGATGAGGAAGCAGAGTTACATCAGTTGCTGTGTACACGAAGCCCCTGAAG GTGCCCCTGAGCAGGGTCAGTTCCACGCTCTCAGTGTAATGGAGTGGAAAGATGTGAAAACAATTGCTGGAGCACAAGTGCAGCTGCTGCAGATACGCAACCCGTGGGGCAGGAGGTGCTGGGAAGGAGCCTGGACTGAGAA aggAGCAGGGTGGACTTTGCTGGACCCCTCATGCTCTGCAGATCTGCTGGGCCACACAAAGGAGGGGGAATTCTGGGTAGATGAGATGGAATTCCAGCAGAAATTTGATGAAGTCACTGTAGGATATCCAATCAGTGAGGATCATCATCTTCAGAGCATTTACACGG GGTCTCTCTTGACTCACACCCAGCAGATAGGTGGCTCCTGGGTCAAAGGCCATTCAGCAGGGGGTTGCCGTAACAACAGTAGCTACAGCAGCAATCCTAAATTTTGGTTAAAGGTTCAGGAAGGAGGAGAGGTGCTCATGTCAGTCCTGCAGCATGGACCATGGAGCTCACTGTACAATTCCCAGAAAGGGCAATCAGTTGGCAACACTCATCAGCACCCGTACTATCAGGCCATTGCGCTGCACGTATGGAAG GTGGACAAAAAGCGCTTTAACTTGACGCGGACACTGAACTCGATGCCCTGTGCatcctcactcacacacacatatgagcGTGAGGTGGTGGTACACGCACACTTAAGTGCTGGGTTCTACCTGCTCGTGCCCAGCACCTTCCTACAGGGAGCACAGGGGCACTTCCTTCTTCGAGTGCATGCTACTTGCCCCACTTACCTCAG TGCAGTAAAGGTGAATGTGCAGCAGGAGTGTGTAGGTGGAGAATGGGAGATGGCATGTGTGAGCGGCTGCTGGACAGTCGGCTCTACAGCTGGAGGAGGTCGGAACTTCCCGTCACATGGGCAGAACCCTCATGTTCCCCTCAGAGTGACTTATGACCCTGGGGGTACAAACGTTAGAGTCACGCTACGACAGCATAGCCCAGAGAACAATCTTCATGCCATTGGCTTTCATATTTATAAG gtcgtCGGTGAAGCGGACTGCATGGTGATTTCAGGTACAGTGTGCCCTGTGGTGAGCTGTgttcctcactctcactctcaggAAGTCAGTGTCCAGTGTAGGCTGCCCCCTGCTGGCTATGTCATTCTGCCCTCCACTTACCAGCCAGACTGCAGTGCAGAATACACACTCACCATCGCATGGAAAATACCAAG gaaagCAATAAGCTGTCAGGAGCGTTTGGGCCAGGCAGTTCAAGAG